A region from the Vanacampus margaritifer isolate UIUO_Vmar chromosome 5, RoL_Vmar_1.0, whole genome shotgun sequence genome encodes:
- the ppp2r1bb gene encoding serine/threonine-protein phosphatase 2A 65 kDa regulatory subunit A beta isoform, translating into MAGADGDDSLYPIAVLIDELRNEDVQLRLNSIKKLSTIALALGVERTRTELLPFLTDTIYDEDEVLLALAEQLGNFTMLVGGPEYVHCLLPPLESLATVEETVVRDKAVESLRKISQEHSPVDLEVHFEPLVKRLSCGDWFTSRTSACGLFSVCYPRVSSTVKAEIRQHFRTLCSDDTPMVRRAAASKLGEFARVLELDYVRSDIISLFTALASDEQDSVRLLAVEACVSIATLLPQEDLETLVMPTLRQAAEDKSWRVRYMVADKFSELQKAVGPEITKNDLVPAFQNLLKDCEAEVRAAAANKVKEFCENLPEDNREQIIMTHILPCVKELVSDTNQHVKSALALVIMGLSAILGKDNTIEHLLPLFLAQLKDECPEVRLNIISNLDCVNEVIGIRQLSQSLLPAIVELAEDAKWRVRLAIIEYMPLLAGQLGVEFFDEKLNTLCMAWLIDHVYAIREAATCNLMKLVERFGAEWAQNTIVPKVLGMANDPNYLHRMTTLFCINALSEACGQDITTKQMLPVVLKMSNDQVANVRFNVAKSLQKIGPILDGSTLRDEVKPVLEKLAADTDMDVKYFAQEAISVLPWHK; encoded by the exons ATGGCAGGAGCCGATGGAGACGATTCTCTCTACCCTATCGCCGTTCTTATTGACGAACTGCGGAATGAAGACGTCCAG TTGCGACTGAACAGCATCAAGAAGCTGTCCACTATTGCGTTGGCTCTCGGAGTGGAGCGGACTCGCACTGAACTGCTTCCGTTCCTCACAG ACACCATCTACGATGAAGATGAGGTTTTGTTGGCCTTGGCTGAGCAGCTCGGCAATTTCACCATGTTGGTGGGAGGCCCAGAGTATGTCCACTGTCTCCTG CCTCCTCTGGAGAGCCTAGCGACGGTGGAGGAGACGGTGGTCCGAGACAAAGCAGTGGAGTCCTTGCGCAAGATCTCTCAGGAGCATTCCCCAGTTGACCTGGAGGTCCATTTCGAACCCTTGGTCAAGCGCCTATCCTGCGGTGACTGGTTCACCTCCCGCACGTCGGCCTGCGGGCTCTTCAGTGTCTGTTATCCACGCGTCTCCAGCACCGTCAAGGCAGAGATTCGCCA GCATTTCCGCACCCTGTGTTCAGATGACACTCCAATGGTCCGTCGTGCTGCCGCTTCAAAACTGGGCGAGTTTGCCCGTGTGTTGGAGTTGGATTATGTTCGAAGTGACATCATCTCCCTCTTCACGGCTCTGGCGTCTGATGAGCAG GACTCTGTGCGTCTGCTGGCAGTGGAGGCTTGCGTCAGCATCGCCACTCTGCTGCCTCAGGAGGACCTGGAGACCCTGGTGATGCCCACCCTGCGACAGGCCGCCGAGGACAAGTCCTGGAGGGTCCGTTACATGGTGGCCGACAAGTTCTCCGAG CTTCAAAAAGCAGTGGGTCCGGAAATCACGAAGAATGACCTGGTCCCGGCGTTCCAGAACCTTCTCAAGGACTGCGAAGCTGAGGTCCGTGCCGCGGCCGCTAACAAAGTCAAAG AATTTTGTGAGAACCTCCCAGAGGACAATCGTGAGCAGATCATCATGACTCACATCCTACCCTGCGtcaag GAGCTGGTTTCCGACACCAACCAGCATGTGAAGTCAGCGCTGGCCTTGGTCATTATGGGCCTTTCTGCCATCCTGGGCAAGGATAACACAATAGAGCATTTACTGCCTCTCTTCCTGGCTCAGCTCAAGGACGAG TGCCCCGAGGTGCGTCTCAACATCATCTCCAACCTGGACTGCGTCAACGAGGTGATCGGCATCCGCCAGCTGTCGCAGTCGCTCCTGCCGGCCATCGTGGAGCTGGCGGAGGACGCCAAGTGGAGGGTCCGCCTGGCCATCATCGAGTACATGCCCCTGCTGGCCGGTCAGCTG GGCGTGGAATTCTTCGATGAGAAGCTCAACACGCTTTGCATGGCCTGGCTTATTGACCATG TGTACGCCATCCGCGAGGCCGCCACCTGTAACCTGATGAAGCTGGTGGAGAGGTTTGGAGCCGAGTGGGCGCAGAACACCATCGTGCCAAAGGTTCTGGGCATGGCCAACGACCCCAATTACCTCCACAGGATGACTACGCTCTTCTGCATCAAC GCTCTGTCGGAGGCGTGCGGTCAGGACATCACCACCAAGCAGATGCTGCCCGTGGTCCTCAAGATGTCCAACGACCAGGTGGCCAACGTGCGCTTCAACGTAGCCAAATCTCTGCAGAAGATCGGACCCATCCTGGACGGCAG CACGCTGCGGGATGAAGTCAAGCCGGTGCTGGAGAAGCTGGCCGCTGATACAGACATGGATGTCAAGTACTTTGCCCAGGAGGCCATCAGTG TCTTGCCTTGGCATAAGTGA
- the med29 gene encoding mediator of RNA polymerase II transcription subunit 29, whose protein sequence is MASQQQQPGGPGLQQQQAASLQQQQLNQQQDFDPVHRFKMLIPQLKESLQNLMKIASLNLTHNTIIDNGVTSSDTAVQRFDKSLEEFYALCDQLELCLRLAYECLSQSIDSAKHSPNLVPTATKPDTVQTESMSYAQYLGMIKSQISCAKDIHNALLECSKKIAGKGQPPGIM, encoded by the exons ATGGCGTCTCAACAGCAGCAACCCGGCGGTCCAGgcttacaacaacaacaagccgCTTCTCTGCAGCAACAGCAGTTGAATCAACAGCAAGACTTCGACCCTGTGCATCGATTTAAAATGCTCATTCCGCAGTTGAAAGAAAGTCTTCAG AACCTAATGAAGATCGCGTCACTCAACTTGACCCACAACACGATTATAGATAACGGAGT TACGAGCAGTGACACCGCTGTTCAGCGCTTCGACAAGAGCTTGGAGGAGTTTTACGCCCTTTGCGATCAGCTGGAGCTGTGTTTG CGGCTGGCATACGAGTGCCTCTCGCAGAGCATCGACAGCGCAAAGCATTCACCCAATCTGGTTCCTACCGCCACTAAGCCGGACACGGTGCAGACAGAGTCCATGTCCTACGCCCAGTACCTTGGCATGATCAAGTCCCAGATCTCGTGTGCAAAGGACATCCACAACGCTCTGTTGGAGTGTTCCAAAAAGATTGCGGGAAAGGGACAGCCTCCGGGCATCATGTAG